The following DNA comes from Synechococcales cyanobacterium T60_A2020_003.
ATGGGAATTTGCGCTCCGGTGGTTTTGGCAAATACGTTACTCGCCATCGTGCAAACGAGTTGGGCAACGTCCTGAGACGACACCGACTGTTTGAGTAAATTCCGCGACTTGTATTCGTCCACGCTGAGGCCATACCGCTCGGCTCGACTGGTGAGAATTTCGGGTGTCCAAATGCCGGTGTCGTAAACGCAGTCGGGGTGGAGAATGTTAACCCGGATGTCGGGTGCTAATTCCAGAGCCGCAATTCGGGCAAGTTGAGTCAATCCGGCTTTGGCAACGGAGTAGGCAGCAGCTCCCGGCCCCGGTGCCAGCACATTGCGGGAAGCGATAAACAGAATAGTTGGATCGATGCCGTAACGCAGGAAGGGAATTGCGTGGCGTAACAGTGCCCGTTGACTGGTCAGATTAATGGCCAAACTTTTCTCCCAGATGTCTGCGTCGAGACTCTCTAGGGTTTGTCCTGGCGGGAAAATTCCCGCATTGCTGACGAGAATATCCAGGCCGCCAAAATGCTGAATGGTAGAAGCGATCGCCCCTTTTACCGCGTCTTCGTCCGTGACATCTCCTTGAATCCCGACTAAACCGGGCTTGGACAGAATCTTGTCAATGTCAGGATTAATATCAAACCCGACGACAACCGCCCCTTGCTGGTGGAGCGCTTCTGCACAGGCTTTACCAATACCGCTGGCCGCTCCGGTCACGAGGGCAATTTTTCCTTGGAACTCCGAAGTCTTGCTTTTCTTGCCCAGTTTGGCCTGCTCCAGTTCCCAATATTCCATGGCGAACAAGCTTTTCTCATCCAACGCCTGCCATCCCCCCAGAGCCTCTCCCATCTGAATCGCTCGACGGGTATGTTCCACAATATCGGTGATAATTTGGGCGGCCTTGAGGCTGCGGTCAAAGGAAATCGTGCCATATCCCGGCCAAACCGCCCAGCGGGGAGCCGCATCCAGGTGCTTCAAATCGTTGCTGGCATTACGATGGAAGTAGTCGCGATATTGGTCGGCAAAGGTGGCGATCGCCCCTTCCACATCACCCTCAAGCACCACAGGAATGGCTTTGGTGCGAATGACGTGATCCGGTGTCATAGGGCCGCGAGTGGCGATCGCCTTCACATTAGGCAAGGCAGAAAACCCAACTGCTTCCGGTCGCTGATCCAACTGCGCTAGCATGGGCACACCTTTGACACGAGAGACCTGCTGGCGAATTTTAGCCAGGGTCAGCCAGTCCGCTTGGGGATTTGCCGTTGCAAAGGATACCGCATTGTGCCGCTGCAAATACTCCTCCGCCAATGTTACCAACTCAATCATGCGGTCGTAGGCGGTGCGGGCATCGTCGGCAAAGGTAAAAATGCCGTGGTTCATCAGCACCATGCCTTTATATTGGTTCCAGTCAACGGACTGGGTGAGGTTCCGAATCTCCCGCGCTAAGATGAATCCCGGCATCACATAGGGAATGAGCAGCACCGAGTCTCTGTAAACCTCCTTGATGCGTTCCTCGCCCGTTGGATTATTCGTCAGGGTAATCACCGCATCGGCATGGGTGTGGTCAACAAACTTGTAGGGAATAATGGCATGGAGAATGGCTTCCACCGATGGATTAGGCGCATTGGGGTTTAGCATCGCTGCCCGTTGCTGCGTCACCATTTCTGAGTCGCTCAACTGCTCAAATTCTGCTAAGCGCTGCAATACGTTTAAGCGCACAGGGGCAAAACCCGGAGCTTCAATCGTCGCCAAATCCCAACCGCTGCCTTTGACGTAGAGCACCTCTTCCAGATCACCAAAAAAATTGGGAGTGGTGACCTTCACGGAGGTATTGCCGCCGCCGTGCAGCACTAAGTCGGACTCCTGCCCCAACAGGCGAGAGGTATAGACCCGCAGTTTTAAGGGATCGCCATTTAGGGTTTGCGCAACGGACTCATCCCAGCGATTTTTCATAGCACTAGTAAAGGTAGGGGTGGAGACAGGAGCGATCGCCCGTCGATAATCATTGCAGCCGATCGAAGCCCACACAGGCGTTATACCATTGTAGAGCTTCATGCTTCTATGGCTGATGCTGATAGAGCGGTTTTGATCTCACGGGAGGGGACGAATGAAAGTCAATGGTAGGCATTACCGAACTATCTGGATCGACGAAACAGTCCCTGATGTGGTCAACGTGATTGATCAGCGCTACTTGCCCCATGAATTTGTCGTTGAATCGTTGACGACGGTGGAGGAGGTGGCGATCGCCATTCGCGAGATGCATGTCCGGGGTGCGGGACTGATTGGGGCAACGGCAGGTTACGGCATGTATATCGCGGCGTTGCAGGCACCGCCGGATCAGTTCATGGAGAGTGTGAACAACGCGGGTGAACGCCTCAAGGCCACGCGCCCCACAGCGGTTAATCTGGCGTGGGCGGTAGACCGACAGCTAGAGGCCATTAGTCATGCTGAGGGCGACAAAGACCAAAAAGTGGCGATCGCACGGGAAACCGCATCGATCATTGCGTCTGAAGATGCAGACTTTTGCCGCCGGATTGGGGAGCATGGCGTTACGCTGATTGAAAAGATTAGCCAGCAGAAGTCAGGGGATACCGTCAATATCCTGACCCACTGTAATGCGGGGTGGCTCGCCTTTGTGGACTATGGTTCTGCCACTGCGCCCATTTATGCCGCCCATGACCGGGGCATTCAGGTTCACGTCTGGGTGGATGAAACCCGCCCTCGGAATCAAGGCGCTCGCCTCACCGCCTGGGAACTGAGCCAGCATGGGGTTCCCCACACCGTCATTGCTGACAACGTGGGCGGTCACTTAATGCAGCACGGCTTGGTAGATTTGGTGATCACAGGGAGCGATCGCACGACCTACACCGGAGATGTGGCCAACAAAATTGGTACCTACCTCAAAGCGCTAGCGGCTCACGATAACGGAGTTCCTTTCTACGTTGCCTTACCGTCTTCAACCTTTGACTGGACGATGAGAGATGGTTTAGCGGAAATCCCCATTGAGCAACGAGAGGGAACCGAGGTTCAGTACATCGAAGGCTTACACGATGGCGCGATCAAAGAGGTACTAGTAACGCCCAAGGATAGTCCTGCTGTGAACTACGGGTTTGATGTCACCCCCGCTCGTTTGGTAACCGGATTGATTACGGAACGGGGGATTTGTGATGCCTCGGAAGCAGGCATTATGCAGCTCTATCCAGAGAAACATAAGTAACTCGACAAAAGTAACTCGACAAAATTAAAACCAGGTTTTACCCTACGCCGACCGCGCAGCGGTCGGCGTAGGGCTTTTGTTTTTTTATGTTTGATAGTGTCTGGCAACTTAGAATGGGGATTAGTTTCTGAACTGGCGGATGGGAGGGTAAACCCAAATGGTACAAACACCATCTAAACCACTGACCTTGGCAGAGTTTTTACAATTACCAGAAACGAAACCTGCAAGTGAATACATTGATGGTCAAATCATTCAGAAACCCATACCCCAAGGGAAACACAGTGCCATTCAGGGAGAACTTGTATCTGCCATCAATAGGGTCGTTCGGTCTCAGCGTATTGCTCGTGCGTTTCCTGAACTTCGCTGCACGTTTGGCGATCGCTCAACGGTTCCTGATGTTGCCGTTTTTCAGTGGAACCGAATTCCCCGTGATAAGAATGGGGAGATTGATAACACATTTCCGGCTGCGCCTGATTGGACGATTGAAATCCTGTCTCCTGATCAAAGCCAAACAAAAGTGACGAAAAATATTCTTCACTGTCTGCGCCATGGCACTGAAGTGGGTTGGTTAATTGATCCAGATGAACAAACTGTGTTTATCTATCGTCCAAAGCAAGAGCCTGACGTTTTGGATGCTCCCGATGACGTTATTCCTAGCCTATCCTTTGCAAATGGGCTACAGCTTATGATCAAAGAGTTGTTTGATTGGTTATTCGAGTGAGACTTGAGTTGCTTCTAGTAACTCCGTTGGTGCTGACGAGACTAACGCTATCGTTACTCAATCTACTCCTGCTTCTCACCATTCAAGATTCAGGATTAAGCATTACTCGCTGACATTCTTGGGCAATTTCCCAGTCCTCCTGGGTGTGAATCGCAAATACGCGCACCGATGAGTCCGGGGTGGCAATGTCAATATCGTTGGGCGATCGCACGTTCTTCTGTGCATCAATCTCGATCCCCATAAACTCAAATGCCTTACACACATCGGCTCTCAGATAAGGCGCATTTTCGCCCATGCCTGCCGTAAACGAAATCGCATCGACACCACCCAGAGCCGCAATCATGCCTCCGAGGGAAACCTGAAGACGATAAACAAACATGTCGTAGGCTAATTGGGCGCGATCGCTCCCTTCAGCGATCGCCGCCATAATTTGACGCATATCATTAGAAATTCCTGAAATCCCCTTCAATCCCGATTCGCGATTCAGCAGGTGATCCAGTTCGTCTACGGTCATCTCCTCCTTTCGCAGCAGATGCAGCAGAATTCCCGGATCAACTGATCCCGACCGCGTTCCCATCATCACCCCTTCCAAGGGCGTGTATCCCATCGTGGTGTCGATACTGCGGCCATTCCGAATCGCGGCTAGGGAACAACCGTTGCCCAGATGACAATTCACAATTCGCAGATCGGTGAGCGATCGCCCCATCAATTGCGCGACCCGCTTTGAACAGTACTGATGGCTGATGCCATGAAACCCATAGCGCCGAATTCCCTGCTCTAGCCAAGCATACGGGACGGGATAGGTTGCGGCGGCGGGCGGAATTTTGGCATGAAAGGCCGTGTCGAACACCGCAATTTGCGGAACGTCCTGCCCCAGTAATACTTCTACCGCGTTGATTCCCTCTAAATGGGCGGAATGGTGGCTTGGCGCAAGTTCAGTTAAACGGGCGATCGCCGCTTTCACGGTTTCCGTAATTCGGGTGCTGTCTTGATACTCCGATCCCCCATGCACAACTCGATGCCCCACTACCTGAATGTCGGCAGGATGCTCCAGCACTTTTGTTTCCCCTGTCCACAGGCTGCTTAGCAAGCGGATAATATGATCCATTCGGGCATCAGCAGATTCCTTCTCTCGCCATGCCGCGCCTTGATGCGTTTTGACCTTTAATTCCGCGACTCCCGGCTGAAATGTCCAGTCAATTTGGGCGCTCCAAATCGGTGTTGGAACTATTTCAGATTGATCCCCAAAAAGCCGATATAAACAGCTCTTTAGGCTACTGGAACCCGCGTTCAAGATCAGGATATTCATAGGCAGAGGATGGGTAGATTAAAGATGCGGGACTACACTAGATGGCTAAAGAATTTTAGAGCAATCGCCACGCCGCGATTATAGATTCTGGATCAGCTAGATTGATTGAGCGATCGCCCCAGACTAAGCTTAGTGTTAATTGCCTGGAATACTTCCACCATAAGGCTTCTGGAAGAGGAAAGATCTTCGCAGATATTGCAATATCACTGGGGCAAGCAAAAACATTCATGAGATCAGATTGACTGAAAAGAAAATTATTGGGATATTGGGCGTGTCTTGATTAAATAAAATTTTATTTACCTCAGCTTGAGGCGATCTGGATCTCCTCGACCGGGACGAGCAAGGTTACTTCAGGTTACGAACACATACGTGAAATGGTGCAAAAGAGACAATCCCCCATTCTTAGATTGGCTTTGCTGCTCGCGGTGGCAGCCCCCGCAACCCTCGTGCTTCTGCCCGACGGTTCGAGCGTAGCGCAAATGGCCTCTGACCCAACGTCGTTTCCGATACCAACGACAGTACCCAGCGGTACAACAGTGCGTATCGACGGCTCGGATAGCATGTCAGTTATTAACGAAACTCTGAAGCAGCGCTTCGAAGAGGAGTACGAGGCAGAGGTTAACCTAGCCACGAATGGAACGGACTCTGATCTACAAGCCTTGTTGGATGGGGATATTCATTTGGCGGCCATTGGGCGATCGCTCACCGAGGAAGAGAAAGCTCAAGGCATTAAGGAATATCCCATTAGCCGGGAAAAACTGGCCATCTTTGTCGGAGCGAATAATCCCTTCAAGGGAAATCTGACGTTTGAGCAATTTGCCCAAATTTTCCGGGGTGAAATTACAGACTGGTCGCAGGTCGGCGGTGCGCCTGGCCCCATTCGCTTGGTTGACCGTCCAGAGGACAGCGATACTCGCCGCGCCCTCAGTAATTACGACGTGTTTAAGACGGCTCCCTTTGTTGCCGGAGCAACGGCAGATCCCGTAGCCGAGGATGATACCGATGCCGTTGTCCGGAACTTAGGTACGGACGGGATTGGTTATGCCGTTGTCAGTCAGGTCGAGGGGCGGGACGAGGTCACTATCCTGCCGATGCATGGCACGTTGCCAGATGATCCCCGCTATCCCTATTCCCAAGTTCGGGGCTATGCCTATACAGATGCGACGGCTCCTGCAGTTTTGGCGTTTCTCGGATTTGTGAGTTCACCAGAAGGAGATGCGGCTCTGATTGCGGCACAACAAGCAGAAGTGGCAGCGGCGGCAGGTACTCCGGCGGCTACGGACGGAACACTCGGCACAACATCCAGTGCAGAAGGTGAGGCAACTCCAGCCGCTGACTCGGAACTAACCGCAGTCCCAGCGGAAACGGGAGAGGTGATTGGGGAGCCGTCTGCAGAGACGGATGAAGCAGCAGCGGTTGCATCGTCAGGAACGTCAGACACGCAAGCGGTTCCACCCTGGTTATGGTGGCTTCTGCCCTTACTGGCACTGTTGGGATTGTTAGGCTGGTGGTTGAAGCGGAAACCTGCTGCTGGAGCGCCCCCGACTTCTCCTGCGACTCCGTTGCCCGATGCAGCGGTTCCACCTACTGGTGTTGAGGGTGCGATCGCCCCATCTCCAGATGTAGCATCACCCGCAGTTGCAGTACCTGAACCTGAACCTGTTCCCCCCGTTGTTGCTGAACCAGTAGGCCAACCTCTGAATCTCAAACCTGTTACGGCTGTGAGTGCTGCTGCCGCTGCTGCCGCTGCCGGACTAGCCGCAACTCGCGGTAATGAAAAGGAAACTCCCATCGCGGAACCAGCGGTAGAACCAGCGGTGCCATCCATTCCCCCTGTAGTAGTGGAAGAACCAATAGCTGAGCCACTGGCAGAGGCGGCGATCGCCCCTGATGCAGAGCCGGATCTCGTTCCTCCGGTGCCAAATGTGGATATTTCCCCAGCGTTGGCTGCGGGTGCTGCTGCCGTTGGTGCGGGGGCCGTGCTAGGGGCGATCGCGGATGACCACAGCCAGTCGGATGTGGAAGCCGCTAAGTTTGATGTGGGTCAAACCGATCTTTCTAGTGAGCAACTTGCTGATGTGGATAGTGGGTTACCGGATTTACCGGATGGCTATGGTGAAAGCCGGATTGTCCTGTTGCCTCGCGATCCGCAGTGGGCCTATGCTTACTGGGATATCCCGAATGAGCATCGTGAAGAACTGCGCCGCCAGGGAGGTACCCGTCTAGCCCTGCGCCTGTACGATGTGACCGATGTGGATATGGCGACCCAGAATCCGCACACGATGCAGCAGTATGATTGCGAAGAGTTTGCCCGTGACTGGTATTTGCCGATTCCGGTGAGCGATCGCGACTATATTGCCGAGATTGGTTACTTGACGCCAACGGGGGCATGGCTGACCCTGGCGCGATCGACTCCCGCCCACATTCCCCCGGTCTATCCTTCCGATTGGTACGACGAGCAGTTTCTTACCATCTCGTGGGATGAAGATCTGCGCGGCAAGACCTTTGCCGAACTGGTTCCCTCGAAGCAGAAGACTGCCATCAACAACGCGATTTACAATGCGCTGTTCGGCATGGCGCAATCCTCCGAATCCCTGCGCGTGGCTGGCTCTCTCTTTGGCTCCATGCACCAGGTTCCTGAGCAGGCGATTAGCTCCTTTGTCTTCCCATCGGGGGCTGGCATGTGGGCAGCGGCTCCAACGGCTCTACCTGGCATGAATATGTCTGGAGTAGGCATGTCTGGGGTGGGCATGATGTCCGGGGTGGGCTTCTCGGCGTCGATGCCGCCAATTCGTCCCCGCAAATTCTGGTTGGTTGCGGATGCGGAACTGATTGTTTACGGGGCAACGGAGCCGGATGCGACAGTGACGATTGGCGATCGCCCCATTCAACTCAGTCCCGATGGAACCTTCCGATTCCAAATGTCGTTCCAGGATGGTGTTTTAGACTTCCCCATTAAGGCGGTTGCGGTCGATGGTGAGCAAACTCGTTCCATCCAAATGACCTTTAGCCGCGAAACGCCGGAACGGAACACCAACACCAAGGATGAAGCGATCGAAGATTGGTTTTCGTCCTAGCAGATTGTTGTTAGTGGAAGCGTGCCCATGATCTCCCCCTCTTCTACCATGTCTGACCGTGCCGTTAAGCAGAGTGATCTACTAGGACGTTTGGTGATGAATCGCCTAACGGCTGAGGAAGTGGGCTATGTGGATCAGATCTGGTTGGACGGAAAGCGGCAGCAAGTGGTTGGGATGACCTACCGCTCTGGATTGGTCAACCTGAAGCGTCCCATGTTTTTGTGGACACAGTTAGAATCCATCGGACCGGACAGCATCGTGATTAGCTTGCCGGAAGGCGCAGTTCTGGACAGGCCGCCGGAGGAAGCGACTACCCTCATCGGTCATGAGGTGTGGACGGAAGACGGCACGAAGGCAGGCGTAATTGGCGACTATCACCTAGACCCGCAAACGGGCGCTACGGTTGATTACCTGCTGATTCGGGATGAGTGGCAAGGGATGACCAGCGGCATCTATCGTCTCCTCCCATCCGATGTGGTGAGCATGGGTCAGCATCGGATGCTGGTTACTCGCGAAGGGGTAGACTCAGCGGAACAAGTCGTTGGAGATCTGGCGCAACGGGTGAGTGAATTCTTTAAGCGCGACTATCAGCGTACCTTGCAGCATCTATCCGCTGCGGTAGGAGAAACGCAGTCCCTCGCCCAGCAGATGAAAGACAAGGCATTCAGCATGGCTGAGCAAGCGCAGAAGAAGATTAGTGGTTCTGATGTGACGTCCTCTAATGCGCTACCATCGGCTGAGCCTGACTCTGATTCGGCAACAGGTGAACTCAATGATAAGACTGACGAACCCGCCTAAGAAATTCGTCCGCTAGGGGGCTTTACTTAATCCCGATCACCATTGAATCTGGGCCGACAAGATGTTCGGCTCGGATCTCAGAGAAACCAGCCTCCTTCATCCATCCTGCACAATCCGATCCGGTGTAGTCAAAACCACCAGGAGTTTCAATCAGCATGTTGAGGCTCATTAAGAGTCCGAAGGCATTCTGCGATCGCTCATCATCAATAATCGCTTCATAGACGACCAAGGCTCCCCCCTCTGGAATGGCGTTGAAGGCTTTTGTGATCAGCATTTGCTTGGTGGGCAAGTCCCAATCGTGCAGAATATGACCCATGAGGATCACATCGGCGTTTGGTAAATCCTGTTTGAAGAAATCCCCCGGTACGAAGGACAGGCGATCGCCCACTCCATGGGTTGCGATGTAAGCCTCAAAGACGGGATCGACTTCTGGTAGATCAAACCCCATGCCTGGGAGGTGGGGATTAGGGCGGGCCATCTGAGTGGCTAAATCCCCTTGCGCCGTCCCCACATCCACAAAGGTTTTGTATTGATGCCAAGGGAAGGTTTGGGCGATCGAAGAAGTCCCGTGCCGATCGGGGATGCAGCCCTACCCGACTTTGCAGATCATCGTAGGACAGGGGGGCTGCTGCCAGTTCGGTAAACAGACCCAACTCAATCGCACTGAGTAGCGTTTTCGAGACCCAAAACCCTAAGCCCGTTTGCAAAATCTGAGCTGGAGTCGGTTGCTCACTCATGCGGCTCTCTTAACCAATGGGGTGTATGGATACATAAATTGCGGCTTTCAGTATAGCCACACTCGCTCGCTCCGCTTTAGCTGAGTAGGATTTATTCATGTGTGACGCCAAAGAGGTTTGCGATGCTCGCTCAACAAGTTGGTGCGACTCTCAATAGGGTGAAGCCATACGGATGTTTTTGTCTCATGGGGATCTTGGGTCTGCGACTCTATATGTAGAGTTCAGTTCTAAATAAGAACACGAATACCTCTATAGGTAATGGCTCAAGGATACGGTCTATTTACGCTTGTCTTTCCGGTACGACGTGATAGGCTTGCAGGATTTCGTACAGGTTCACCCCATTTTCTAATAAACACGCATGGCCACTTTGGCGCAAAATATGGGTCTTCGCATGGGGAATGTGCTGACTGAGTCGATCCGCTTCCCGGAGCGAGGGCAACAGGCGATCGCCCCGACTTGCTATCAACAATGTGGGTTGAGTAATGCGCTGATATTCAACTTCTGCAATGCCAAAGTTTTGCAAGAGGGCAATTCGCCAAATGGAACTGCGTTGGGTGACAGCATTCATGGCTCTTAGTAGGGCTTGTCGGCTTTGGGTAGAGAGACGATCGAGCGATGCCAAGAATGGTAACAGTCCTACACAGGAGGCAGGATACAGCAACTCTGGAATCCAGCGAGTGATCTGTGCTGACCAGCTCATCCAGGCATGGTGACGGAATGAAGAAGCCGGATTAATCAGAATGAGAGAGTCAAATAATTGGGGCGATCGCACAAGAGTTTTCAGCGCTAAGCATCCCCCAAAGGACTCCCCGCATAAATACACGGGGCGTTTGTTCCCTGCCAGCTCTTGCTGGACAAGCTTTGTTACCGTTTGTGCCATCTGATCCCAAGAACTCCGATCATCACGGGGCATTTGGAGGCAGCGCACATCAAACGCTTCTGCTAAATACTCGGCCTGCTGCTGTTGCAGGAGTCCAGAGCCATCCATCCCCGGTAAGAATACAAATAACGGCTGACGGGGCTGTACACCACAAGGCCGCAATAGACGAAAGCCTGCCACCTCAACGGTTGATGAAATCTGCGTCGTGGTCATGACCGTTAATCCCAATGCCCTCGTCGAAGAAGTTGATAAATTTCGGTACGGCACTGTTCCGTCAGATCCGTGACGACCGATCGCGCCTGTTTACCTTGGTAGGCTGTCCGCTGGCTTGAAGTAATCCAGATTGGTTCACCAAATAGCACACTAACATCTTGGTAGACCACGAGGGGATGCCATCCCCCCTGCGTGAAGAGAGGTTCTGATGCATCAAACCAGCTCAGCATTTGCAGAGGAAACATCGGTTGGGTTACTTCGCGATGGGGCGCGATCGCCACTGGAAGCACGCCCAAGCGTTCGACGGGCGATCGCAAGGCGAGATGGGCAAACCCGCGATGAAACGCCGTGATCTCGCGCTGTTGCGGCAGGCGGACCATGGGCTGTGCGCCCTCTGGAAAAATGCCGACAGCTTGTTGGGTCTGGAGTCTTAGCGTTGCTTGGGTAAAGAAATCGCGCTGGCGGCGATCGGGTTTGTCCAGCGGAAAGCAGCCGAGTTGCTGAATTAAGGTACTCAAAACCGGAACTTGCCCCATGTAGCGATGGCAGGCAAAACAGATATCCCGCTCCATTGCCGCCATTAACAGCATGGCATCCATAAAGCTGCGATGGTTGCTAACCACAACCAAGCTAGTATTGGCGGGAATGCGCGACTGGTAATAGAACGAAGCCTTCGTTTCCAGAGAGGCTAGAACGGTTTGAGAAAGGGAAAGGGGTGTAGTCATCGGCATCACATTTGGAATCTTGCCAGCCTCGCTACAGCAATAGTTTGATCTTAATACTACTTAATAAAGTCGTGCTATGGTCACACGGTGTAATCGGCGGTGCGATCGCCTGTGGCTGTGACGATTACACGATGGCGGCGGTGGGCTAGGATGATGAGGGCTAAGACATGAATCCATGAAAATCAACGCAGGCACACTCTACATCGTCGGAACACCGATCGGCAACCTGGAAGATATGACCGTTCGAGCGGTTCAGGTGTTGCAGCAGGTCGATCTGATCGCCGCAGAGGATACGCGCCATACAGGTAAACTGCTGCACCATTTTCAAGTAACGACGCCCCAAGTCAGCTACCACGATCACAACCGCACTCAGCGTTTACCGGAACTGATGCACCAGCTTAAACAGGGAAAGCCGATCGCCCTGGTCAGCGATGCAGGGATGCCGGGAATTTCCGATCCGGGCTATGAACTGGTGCGGGGATGTGTCGAGGCCGGAATTCCGGTGGTACCGATTCCGGGGGTGACGGCGGCGATTACGGCTTTGATTGCGTCGGGGTTGCCCAGCGATCGCTTTGTATTTGAGGGATTTCTGCCTGCGAAGTCGAAGGAACGGTGCGATCGCCTAGAGCAGCTATCAGCAGAATCACGAACGATGGTGTTTTACGAAGCCCCTCACCGATTGCTGGCGATGCTGACGGATATTGCGGCGGTGTTAGGGGGCGATCGCTCCGTGGTCTGTGCGCGGGAGTTGACCAAGCTCCACGAGGAATTTCGGCGGTGTAGGGTGAAAGAGGCGATCGCCCATTACCGTCAGCATGAACCCCAGGGCGAGTTTACGGTGGTTCTCGAAGGGGCGGC
Coding sequences within:
- a CDS encoding alpha/beta fold hydrolase, which gives rise to MTTTQISSTVEVAGFRLLRPCGVQPRQPLFVFLPGMDGSGLLQQQQAEYLAEAFDVRCLQMPRDDRSSWDQMAQTVTKLVQQELAGNKRPVYLCGESFGGCLALKTLVRSPQLFDSLILINPASSFRHHAWMSWSAQITRWIPELLYPASCVGLLPFLASLDRLSTQSRQALLRAMNAVTQRSSIWRIALLQNFGIAEVEYQRITQPTLLIASRGDRLLPSLREADRLSQHIPHAKTHILRQSGHACLLENGVNLYEILQAYHVVPERQA
- a CDS encoding DUF4912 domain-containing protein, whose product is MAAPATLVLLPDGSSVAQMASDPTSFPIPTTVPSGTTVRIDGSDSMSVINETLKQRFEEEYEAEVNLATNGTDSDLQALLDGDIHLAAIGRSLTEEEKAQGIKEYPISREKLAIFVGANNPFKGNLTFEQFAQIFRGEITDWSQVGGAPGPIRLVDRPEDSDTRRALSNYDVFKTAPFVAGATADPVAEDDTDAVVRNLGTDGIGYAVVSQVEGRDEVTILPMHGTLPDDPRYPYSQVRGYAYTDATAPAVLAFLGFVSSPEGDAALIAAQQAEVAAAAGTPAATDGTLGTTSSAEGEATPAADSELTAVPAETGEVIGEPSAETDEAAAVASSGTSDTQAVPPWLWWLLPLLALLGLLGWWLKRKPAAGAPPTSPATPLPDAAVPPTGVEGAIAPSPDVASPAVAVPEPEPVPPVVAEPVGQPLNLKPVTAVSAAAAAAAAGLAATRGNEKETPIAEPAVEPAVPSIPPVVVEEPIAEPLAEAAIAPDAEPDLVPPVPNVDISPALAAGAAAVGAGAVLGAIADDHSQSDVEAAKFDVGQTDLSSEQLADVDSGLPDLPDGYGESRIVLLPRDPQWAYAYWDIPNEHREELRRQGGTRLALRLYDVTDVDMATQNPHTMQQYDCEEFARDWYLPIPVSDRDYIAEIGYLTPTGAWLTLARSTPAHIPPVYPSDWYDEQFLTISWDEDLRGKTFAELVPSKQKTAINNAIYNALFGMAQSSESLRVAGSLFGSMHQVPEQAISSFVFPSGAGMWAAAPTALPGMNMSGVGMSGVGMMSGVGFSASMPPIRPRKFWLVADAELIVYGATEPDATVTIGDRPIQLSPDGTFRFQMSFQDGVLDFPIKAVAVDGEQTRSIQMTFSRETPERNTNTKDEAIEDWFSS
- a CDS encoding Uma2 family endonuclease; this translates as MVQTPSKPLTLAEFLQLPETKPASEYIDGQIIQKPIPQGKHSAIQGELVSAINRVVRSQRIARAFPELRCTFGDRSTVPDVAVFQWNRIPRDKNGEIDNTFPAAPDWTIEILSPDQSQTKVTKNILHCLRHGTEVGWLIDPDEQTVFIYRPKQEPDVLDAPDDVIPSLSFANGLQLMIKELFDWLFE
- a CDS encoding PRC-barrel domain-containing protein; this translates as MSDRAVKQSDLLGRLVMNRLTAEEVGYVDQIWLDGKRQQVVGMTYRSGLVNLKRPMFLWTQLESIGPDSIVISLPEGAVLDRPPEEATTLIGHEVWTEDGTKAGVIGDYHLDPQTGATVDYLLIRDEWQGMTSGIYRLLPSDVVSMGQHRMLVTREGVDSAEQVVGDLAQRVSEFFKRDYQRTLQHLSAAVGETQSLAQQMKDKAFSMAEQAQKKISGSDVTSSNALPSAEPDSDSATGELNDKTDEPA
- a CDS encoding bifunctional aldolase/short-chain dehydrogenase is translated as MKNRWDESVAQTLNGDPLKLRVYTSRLLGQESDLVLHGGGNTSVKVTTPNFFGDLEEVLYVKGSGWDLATIEAPGFAPVRLNVLQRLAEFEQLSDSEMVTQQRAAMLNPNAPNPSVEAILHAIIPYKFVDHTHADAVITLTNNPTGEERIKEVYRDSVLLIPYVMPGFILAREIRNLTQSVDWNQYKGMVLMNHGIFTFADDARTAYDRMIELVTLAEEYLQRHNAVSFATANPQADWLTLAKIRQQVSRVKGVPMLAQLDQRPEAVGFSALPNVKAIATRGPMTPDHVIRTKAIPVVLEGDVEGAIATFADQYRDYFHRNASNDLKHLDAAPRWAVWPGYGTISFDRSLKAAQIITDIVEHTRRAIQMGEALGGWQALDEKSLFAMEYWELEQAKLGKKSKTSEFQGKIALVTGAASGIGKACAEALHQQGAVVVGFDINPDIDKILSKPGLVGIQGDVTDEDAVKGAIASTIQHFGGLDILVSNAGIFPPGQTLESLDADIWEKSLAINLTSQRALLRHAIPFLRYGIDPTILFIASRNVLAPGPGAAAYSVAKAGLTQLARIAALELAPDIRVNILHPDCVYDTGIWTPEILTSRAERYGLSVDEYKSRNLLKQSVSSQDVAQLVCTMASNVFAKTTGAQIPIDGGSDRVI
- a CDS encoding acetate kinase — translated: MNILILNAGSSSLKSCLYRLFGDQSEIVPTPIWSAQIDWTFQPGVAELKVKTHQGAAWREKESADARMDHIIRLLSSLWTGETKVLEHPADIQVVGHRVVHGGSEYQDSTRITETVKAAIARLTELAPSHHSAHLEGINAVEVLLGQDVPQIAVFDTAFHAKIPPAAATYPVPYAWLEQGIRRYGFHGISHQYCSKRVAQLMGRSLTDLRIVNCHLGNGCSLAAIRNGRSIDTTMGYTPLEGVMMGTRSGSVDPGILLHLLRKEEMTVDELDHLLNRESGLKGISGISNDMRQIMAAIAEGSDRAQLAYDMFVYRLQVSLGGMIAALGGVDAISFTAGMGENAPYLRADVCKAFEFMGIEIDAQKNVRSPNDIDIATPDSSVRVFAIHTQEDWEIAQECQRVMLNPES
- the mtnA gene encoding S-methyl-5-thioribose-1-phosphate isomerase, producing the protein MKVNGRHYRTIWIDETVPDVVNVIDQRYLPHEFVVESLTTVEEVAIAIREMHVRGAGLIGATAGYGMYIAALQAPPDQFMESVNNAGERLKATRPTAVNLAWAVDRQLEAISHAEGDKDQKVAIARETASIIASEDADFCRRIGEHGVTLIEKISQQKSGDTVNILTHCNAGWLAFVDYGSATAPIYAAHDRGIQVHVWVDETRPRNQGARLTAWELSQHGVPHTVIADNVGGHLMQHGLVDLVITGSDRTTYTGDVANKIGTYLKALAAHDNGVPFYVALPSSTFDWTMRDGLAEIPIEQREGTEVQYIEGLHDGAIKEVLVTPKDSPAVNYGFDVTPARLVTGLITERGICDASEAGIMQLYPEKHK